In Halotia branconii CENA392, the genomic stretch TACTCCGACCCGAAGATGATGCGACCGAGATACTTGAAAGAATCAGCGAGTTCCTCTGCAAACGCGGAATGAATGTAAGCCAAAAGAAAACCAAAGTTACCGCCGCGACAGATGGGTTTGATTTCCTCGGCTGGCACTTTAAAGTCCAGAAAAACGGAAAGTTCAGAAGTATCCCTTCAGTGGATAACTTCAAAGCATTTCGTAAGAAAGTAAAACATATCGTCAACAACTCGAATTATGGTGCTATCACAAAGGCTGATAAATTAGCCCCGGTAGTTAGAGGCTGGAGAAATTACCATAAGTTCTGCAAGATGGACGGGTCTAGAAACTCGTTATACCACATTGAAAAAAGAGCTTACAGGGTATTTAACAAGGAAACCAAGCAAACCCGCTACTCTAGCAAGAAATTACTAGACAAAGCATTTCCAACAGTTTCCTACTCCGAAAACAAACACATTTTTGTCAAAGGAACAAAATCCCCCTATGACGGAGATACAGCCTACTGGAGCGAACGTAACAGCAAGCTCTACGACGGCAAAACCTCTATTGCTCTCAAGAAGCAAAGCCATAAATGTACTTCCTGCGGTCTGAAATTTATCGATGAAGAACGGATTCATCTGCATCACATCGACGGAAATCACGCCAACTGGAATAAAAACAATCTTGAAGCAATTCACGAAAGTTGCCACGATTACAAACACATGAGCAAAAGCGCAAGCTAAGAACATCGGGAGCCGAATGCACAGAAATGGGCACGTTCGGATCTAACTGAGAGGTGCGGGAGATAATACTCCCCATCGACTCAACCATATCAGTTGAAATCAGCTTTTACGATCATGAAATTTACTGTGGTGATAAACTGATAGCCGCAATTGCATACGACGATGACCTGACGCAACCTTGGGTGGTCTTAGTAGAGGGCGTTGAGAGATTCCGCGCTAACACTTGGGCAAGATGTTATCGCTACATCAGTTGGCATCACCAAGACGGCACACTCAACGCCCCCTTACCTTTTGGAGAAGCGGAATTAGTTACACAACATCAGCAACTCGCACTCCCACCCAAAAAATCAGAATTACCAACCACCACTGGTAATGAGGTCATGTCCCAGATTTTCACCGAATGCGAAAAATACGAGTTTGAATTACTCGACGATGGTATTTACCACCACGACCAAAAGCTTGGTGAAGTAGGCTGTACTGATAATCACTGGTGGGTGATTCGAGCCTCGTCAATGCATCAACAGAAAGTCCCGTGTGATTCTGTGGCAGATGCGGTGTGGTCGTTGTCGATGAGTCAGTCCGTGTCTTGTGAAGATTTATTAGACCGACCTTTCGAGACGCTAACTCCTGAAGAATGGCGGAGATTGATGGAGTATGAGCCAGCGCAGAAGTTAGTAGCGGCGTAATTGTTGGTGAGCGCTTTTGTTGAGGCAAGAGCGCTGTTCTTCATTCATCTAAACAGGGGAAAATCATGAAACTTAGCTACGACCAAGAAACGGGCGTGTTTATCGTTTCTGAATTAGGACGCATTTTAGATTCGGATTTAGATTTAACGACGCTAGGAGTGCGGTATGGTTTTATCGCTCCTCCCGTTGGTGACGAGATGACGGACGAAGAAGCGCAAGAGATGGTTGAGGATTTCTTAAAGTGCGAGTAGCGGATTTGATGCTACGCAGATGTGACAGCGAAAACTACAAACAGGAAGTGCAATCATGGCAAATACTACTGCAAAGACTGCTGAAGAGATCGTCGCAGACTTGGAGCAGTTCACAGGCTCATCAGTCGTTTACAGACATTGGTTGGGTGTTCTACGCTACACAGAAGGTGTGAAGTACTTGGCTGAATCGACGCAATGCTACTGGCTGCTGGATGCGATTGGGTCTTATCAAGGGCAGCTTCAATCTAATCCTGAACTGAGAGATTTTCAAATATGGCATTTGATAGTTCAGGAGAAAACTGCAACATTGATTTGTGGGGAGGACACGGATAAGGAAGTGCTACGACAACAGATAAAGTATACCGACTTCCCGCTACCTGAAATTAAGCTTTATCTAGCACAGAAGGTGTTGATGTTGCCAAGCGAGTATTGAGGGGGAACGGTGGGTTTTGAAGCCCACCTTTCAATCTGGATATTTATCTTTATTGAGGTAAAAAATGAATGAGTTGAGTTTAGAAAAAGCCTTAGTAGCAGATAATCAAACGTCTGTGAGTGTGCATGAAAACTTGGATCAAATTTTCGGGATGCTAGTAGATTTTAAAGAACGAAATCCCCAAACTTTCAAGTTCCTGTGCGATAACAGCGGGGATTTAACGCTTGGAGATGCGATTCAAGCATTAGCGCAAACATTGGATGTATTGGAAGAGGAATAATTATGCAACCAACAATTACATTTCCACACGGCTACGGACGAACAAAGTACAACATTGGGCAACGGACGAAACAGGGTAAAATCATCGGCATTGAGTATTATCCTCTTGAGAGTTTGCTAGCTGGAAGTTGTAGTTACGGCTATCGCTACAAAGTGATGACTTCTGATACTAATAATGAAGTTAAGATGCTCGAAGAAAATCAAATTGTACCACTTTCGCCTCAAGAGTTGGAGGCAGAAATTTTATCAGAAGTTGATTGGTATCTGCTTCAACTTGTACTGCTGCAACAAGAATTGGGAGCAGACTTAAAGATTAACACGCCGTTTGGTAAAGTTCATCCACCAATCTCAACTACAAAGCGCACGAGTGATAGTGCGTCAAGATTATCGGAGCCAATTAAAGAGAAAGTGGCAGCTTGATATCGGATTAAAAACTGGAGCTAACTGGTAATTTCACAAAACAGTTAGCTCCAGAAAATCGATTCGATACTAACAACAATTATGGCACAATAAAGCAATGAGCAACCAACAACATCAAGCAGCTTGGGATGCATTGATGTCCCTCAACAAAAGGCATTATATAGCTACAGGTTTTTATGCTTTGGGTGATGCATTTCTAATTAGCGGAAAAGACCCACAATACAAAAATAAGATTGTGCTTGTGGAACATTGTGGCAAGCTTCAAATTAATCATTGGGACTGGACGACTGATAAATCCCAATGTCGTCAGCCAACAATCACAACCAATGGCGACGATAATAATGGCAATTTGAAGCGTAAAGCTCCATCGCTGAAAGTGTACAGCTAATTCCAGAATAGCTACGCCAAACTGCATTGAAATAATCAAGGATAAGCAGATGAAACTAAGTCCTGTATACGATCCTAAATCGCTTAGTTCATCAAAAGTATATCGAATTGATGGAGCTTTTTATCAATACCTGCGCCAATCAGGTAGTAGCGCTCATCCGCAATATGTATTCGGATACTTACCTGCACCAGGGCATAAAACTAAATCTGATTTATTGCTGAATCGGAATAAATTGATAAGCCGTTGTGAAGAAGTAGTAGGAATGGCTTGCAATACTACTGAGGCGAAAGAAAGCTCCGAGCAACTTCAATTATTTTAACGTCATGCCGATACATAAACCACCTGTCGTTAAAAGACCCATCAAATTGCAAAACAAGATAATCTATCGAGTAATTAGAGACATACAGCACATCAAGAATAGTTCCCAGCTTGGAAGAGCCAAAGTCAACAAGAAATCTTGCATGGTTCGCAGTCAAGGTACTTACTGGATGATTATGTAGCTCCGAACTTAAGCAGCTTTTTTTGTTTCCAAGAACAAGAAAAGCTGCGCTTAAAAGATTTGAAAATATAAGGTACTGAATCATGGTACAAGCAATTGCTAACCCTGAAGCATTTCTTAAAGATGCAGTAGTCGAGCGTTACAACTTTTCAAAATTAAATAAGACTCGTATTCGTTTTAAAATCCAACTGAAGAAGACGACTAAAAGCAATGCTCCAAAGTGGACTGATGTTTTGAAAACTGATGATGATGAACAAGAGTCCGATTTGCTGAAAGTTAAGTCATCGGAAGTTGGTTTGAAAGGCATCAAAGTATTCAAAGCTCTTGATGAAGCGGCAGGTCAATTACGTCAAGAAATTGCTTCAGTCCAAGAGTGGATGACATCGGATAGTGGCGACTGGGTTTGTCCAATTGATTTAGCTCCTTTGGTATGGAGTGAACTGCTGAATATTCGAGATAATATTGCTCCTACCCTTCGCGCACAGTTAAAGGACGAATTTGAAAAAGGCTTGACGGATTATCAAGAAAGAATCGACCACTTCCTTTCGCTTACTGCTTGGGAATTGTCATTAGAAAAGCAAGAGGAAGTTAAAGCCAACTTGCTTAAGGCATTCCCCACATTGCCGGAGTTAGAGGATTATTTGCAGGTGGTGATTGGTCGTCCGGTGATTATTCCTGCATTGTCCGAACAACTTGATCAGCAACAAGCCGAATGCCTTGCTCAGATAACCCAGT encodes the following:
- a CDS encoding DUF6876 family protein, translated to MANTTAKTAEEIVADLEQFTGSSVVYRHWLGVLRYTEGVKYLAESTQCYWLLDAIGSYQGQLQSNPELRDFQIWHLIVQEKTATLICGEDTDKEVLRQQIKYTDFPLPEIKLYLAQKVLMLPSEY